One Panicum virgatum strain AP13 chromosome 9K, P.virgatum_v5, whole genome shotgun sequence genomic region harbors:
- the LOC120647912 gene encoding cyclin-dependent kinase 12-like, with the protein MAKRGDPGPLSHMSKLVRCLDEDVESSRGRRSENLTPVVGRPPTFVSPAPLAPIHTPPPFDALPLAPIRRPPSRSTPKRRATLPIAPLPPQTPRSSSSSTSCRRCRLTPPPTRPCLPVAAPLLSHRAAASPDAALLLLLEVPSLPQSISIQGKGLLDLRVRGARPSSDTSIREDLHFAKGVVVAVPHRPSGASMQPSWADLTVPHRRTMHTRLPRAFLAARTVPAARICTRVRMTTRWKSAFPSCPMPQRRLLREARADRGGHLPASILGEGDREEGNVAVKKIRMDNEREGGQFPITGIQEFKILKKLHHQNVINWSISKRSSPRQGQREMSRGSTI; encoded by the exons CGACGGTCGGAAAATTTAACCCCGGTCGTAGGTCGCCCTCCCACCTTCGTCTCACCCGCACCCCTCGCTCCGATCCACACGCCCCCTCCGTTCGATGCACTGCCCCTCGCTCCGATCCGCCGCCCTCCCTCTCGCTCCACCCCAAAGCGCCGCGCCACTCTTCCCatcgcgccgctgcctccccagacgccgcgctcctcctcctcctccacctcctgccgccgctgccgcctcacTCCTCCGCCCACGCGCCCCTGCCTCCCCGTCGCCGCACCCCTCCTTTCCCatcgcgccgctgcctcccccGACGCCGCACTActactcctcctcgaagtgccGTCCCTGCCGCAGTCAATCTCTATCCAGGGGAAGGGGCTCCTGGATCTGCGAGTTCGCGGCGCACGCCCCTCGTCTGACACATCCATCCGAGAGGACCTCCACTTCGCGAAAGGGGTCGTCGTCGCCGTGCCCCACCGCCCGTCCGGCGCCTCAATGCAGCCGTCATGGGCTGACCTCACTGTTCCCCACCGCCGGACCATGCATACTCGCCTGCCGCGCGCCTTCCTCGCTGCCCGAACCGTCCCCGCTGCACGGATCTGCACCCGCGTCAGGATGACAACCCGGTGGAAATCGGCGTTCCCGTCGTGCCCGATGCCGCAGCGTCGACTGCTTCGAGAAGCTCGAGCAGATCGGGGAGGGCACCTACCG GCAAGTATTCTTGGCGAAGGAGACCGAGAGGAAGGAAATGTGGCAGTCAAGAAGATTCGCATGGACAACGAGCGAGAGGGC GGCCAGTTCCCTATCACAGGCATCCAGGAGTTTAAAATCCTCAAgaagctgcaccaccagaacGTGATCAACTGGTCAATCTCAAAGAGATCGTCACCTCGCCAG GGCCAGAGGGAGATGAGCAGGGGAAGCACAATATGA